In Bradyrhizobium lablabi, one DNA window encodes the following:
- a CDS encoding DUF3175 domain-containing protein has protein sequence MAVHRKAQRARKTTARRTTARKTTAKRWSQRVTRESDALDLKRGVFTLKDPRKIAASLKRSAERSSRRKAGAYRSALSMLTFYINRAGRTLPQTQRERLQRAKVELKRAFGKDE, from the coding sequence ATGGCAGTGCACCGGAAAGCCCAGCGCGCCCGCAAAACGACGGCGCGCAGAACAACGGCGCGCAAGACCACCGCAAAACGCTGGTCGCAGCGCGTGACACGGGAAAGCGACGCGCTCGATCTGAAGCGCGGCGTGTTCACGCTCAAGGATCCGAGGAAGATCGCAGCATCCCTCAAGCGCTCGGCGGAACGCTCATCGCGCCGCAAGGCCGGCGCCTATCGTTCCGCGCTCTCGATGCTGACGTTTTACATCAACCGCGCCGGCCGCACGCTCCCGCAAACCCAGCGCGAGCGCCTGCAGCGCGCGAAGGTCGAGTTGAAGCGGGCGTTTGGAAAAG